A segment of the Marinomonas posidonica IVIA-Po-181 genome:
GGTGTCGGATACTCGTTCTAGTTTCAATAATTCAATGAGGTTAGTTACCACAGGGTTCAAGATGCTACTCCTCGACAACAATAATTGCGTCTTATTATGACGCTTTTTGCGTCATCCCACGATCCACAAATTCAGATAAAATATGAATTCCTCGAATTAATCTCGCGAAAACCACCTTGCTACTTTACTAACACTGGTCTTTTTTGCTTTTATGACAGTCTGCAAGTGGGGAAAATGTCTTGGCTATGTCTGAATTGATCGATCCTTTTGGTCGCAAAATTGATTATTTACGCATCTCGGTAACCGATCGATGTGATTTTCGCTGCACCTATTGTATGGATGAAGACGTTTCTTTTTTGGCGCGCGAGCAGATATTGTCTTTGGAAGAAATTGTCTTTGTGGCGCAGACCTTTATTGCCATGGGCACCAAGCGCATTCGAATCACAGGTGGTGAGCCGCTAGTTCGTAAAAACATTCTTTGGGCAATTGAAGTCATTGCAAATACTCCTGGCTTAGAAGAACTGACCATTACCACGAATGGTTCACAACTTTATAAAATGGCACCCGCTTTGCTCAACGCTGGCGTGTCTCGCATTAACATCAGTTTGGACACTTTAAAAGCAGACCGCTTTTACGAGCTCACTCGTCGCGACAAATTTCAGCAAGTTATTGATGGCATTGACGCTGCTGCTCAACTGCCTTTTAAACGACTGAAAATCAACAGTGTCATCTTAAAAGGCCGTAACCATGATGAAGTGCCAGATTTGGCAAAGTTTGCTTTAACACGTGGTTTGGACATCAGCTACATAGAAGAAATGCCCCTCGGTGTGATCCATGACCACGACAGAGCGGCCACCTATATGTCCAGCGATGATGTGATCGAAGCGATCTCGGAGCATTACCAATTAAGCCCTAGCACGATGACCACAGGTGGCCCGACTCGATATTATCAGGTAGCAGGATATGAAAATCGCATCGGCACGATTTCCCCACACAGTCATAATTTTTGCGACACCTGTAATCGCGTACGCTTAACCGCAGAAGGTCGCCTGTTACTTTGTCTAGGCAACGAACATTCGAAAGACTTAAAAAGCCTGTTACGAGCCAATCCAAATAATGCTCTTTTGCTCAAAGAACGCATCATTGATGCCTTGGCACTCAAGCCTCAACAACATCATTTTAACCTAGATGAACCGCCGCAAATATTACGTTTCATGAGCGCAACTGGCGGCTAAGAAGGAACCACATGGCAAAAATTCCAACTCCATTCCGACCATTAAAGATTAGTGTTTTAACGGTTTCAGACACTCGAACCCTTGCAGAAGATACTTCTGGCGAGGCTTTGATTGACATGCTTACTCGCTCAGGCCATACCTTACAACAGCGCCAAATTGTTAAAGACGATGTCTATCAAATGCGTGCGGTAGTATCACAATGGATTGCCGATGAAGACACTCATGTGGTGCTGATTACTGGTGGTACAGGCTTTTATGCTCGCGACAGCACACCTGAGGCTATGACCCCCCTGTTCGATAAAACCATTGAAGGCTTTGGGGAACTATTCCGCCAAATTTCCTATGATGAAATTGGCACTTCTACAATCCAATCTCGTGCCATTGCAGGCTTAGCCAACCAAACCTTAATTTTCTGTTTACCAGGCTCTACGGGCGCTTGTCGCACTGCCTGGAATGGTATTTTAAAGGAGCAATTAGACGCTTCTCATAAACCCTGTAATTTCGTTGCCATGCTGCTTGGTCCATTGACCTCAGATGCGACTCATGGAGTCACATCTTAATGTCCAGTTTGCTTGCTTTTGAGGAAGCTTTAACCGCAATCGAACAGGCGGCTTCTGTGCGTGTTAAAACAGAAACATTACCCTTAACAAAGTCATTAGGACGTATCTTAGCCAATAATATCGTGGCCCCCATTAACGTACCACCACAAGCGAATAGCGCGATGGACGGTTATGCCATTGCCTATCAAGACTGGCAAGATGGCAAAGCCTTTACAGTCAGCCAACGCATTGCAGCAGGACAAGCGCCTACCCCATTACAAACTGGCACCTGTGCACGCATCTTCACTGGCGCTATTTTACCGGCTGGGGCAGATACCATTATCATGCAGGAAAATGCTCAAATCGAAGCGGAGCAAGTCTGTTTTCATCCATCACCACAACAAAGTGATAATGTCAGACCAAGCGGCCAAGACATGAAACAAGGTCAAACTATCGCTTTCGCTGGACAGAAACTGAGCGCCATGCAAATTGGTCTGCTCGCCAGTTTGGGAATCACTCAAATCACAGTGTTTACACCTCTTAAAGTCGGCATTCTGACCACAGGTGACGAATTAATTCCGGCTGGATCATCGTTAAAAAGCGGACAAATCTATAATTCTAATGGGCCTATGCTAGCGGCATTGGTCTCTGAAGCTGGACATAAGGTCACCTGCTCATTGCATGCGGCCGATACTCCAGAAGCGACAGAGCAAGCGTTGCAACAGCTGATCAAAGAATGCGACGTGATCTTATCATCTGGCGGCGTATCGGTCGGAGAAGAAGATCATGTAAAAGGTGTACTGGAAAAGCTTGGCACATTGCACCTATGGAAAATCGCCATCAAACCCGGGAAACCATTAGTTCATGCAAGCTTAGAAGGGATTCCCTTTTTAGGATTACCCGGCAATCCAAGCTCAACCCTAGTGACTTTTCATTGGTTCGCTCGTCTATTACTCTCTGTATGCGCTGGCGCTCAAGCCACCAGACCAGAGGCTTATAAGATTAAGGCTGGCTTTAATCGCCACAGAGCCATTCAACGAGATGAATTCTTACGAGTGACGATCCGACAGGGTAAAGCGCACCCTCACGCTCAACAAAGCTCCGGTGCTTTGTTAGCAGCATGCGAAAGCCAAGGTTATCTACACATTAGAGCGCAAGAGTTAGTAAAAGAAGACCAAGAGTACGATTTTTACCCTTTTCACAGCTTCTAATCTTTTCAAAATGGCCAATGCTCACCTAAACTGATGAAAGCACACTAAAAAAGTGTGCTTTCATCTACTGGAGAGGTGCTTAAATGAGAGACTTAAATTGGGAAAATGCTCTTTATGATCATCAACACAGCATGATTAAAAGACTCGACTCATTTCGTAAGCAAACCAAAAACGGGGAATACAGCCGTGATGAAATCATGGTCATAGAACATTCATTTCAACTTCTCGTTGCTTCCATGTTAGATCTGGCAAAATACGTGTTGAAGCATCATTACCAAACCGAGGTGCAAGCTCGTAAAGATGTACTAGAAGCGCTTATCAGCCATAAAGATGTAACTTTCGAACAAGCCGAGCAAATCAAATACCTAATCCAATTAAGAGACTCCATACTGCACGACTATCTGGAAGAGAATTTTGACAATTTAGCCGAAGCCATGACGTTAAAACGCTACAGTTTAGTAGAAGTATTAACAAAAGAATGGGTCAGTCGCTTAACCAACTTGGAAAAATAAAGCAGACTTAGGGGCTTGCTTTAAGCAGATTGTGTTGCATCAATAAACGCTTGCCTCAATAAACCACGAAACCACATGTGTGCCGAATCATGTTGATAACTTTCATGCCAGATCATCGAGTAATCAAAACTTCGCGTTTGAAAAGGTAGCTCAAACAGCTCTATGTCTGATGCCGTCTGCACCATGTCCTCGGCAAACAATTTTGGGACAGTTAACAACAAATCACTGTTCATAACGGTTCTTGCCGCCGGCACAAAATTCGGTAAATGCACAGAAACATGTCGTTTGTGCCCCAGCTTATCAAGTTCTCGATCCACCGCAAAAAATTCACGTCGTCCCAGTACAACCTGCACATGGTCCGCCTGCAAATAAGCGTCGAGCGTTAAGCCTTGGTTAAGAAGAGGATGTCCCTTACGCGCCAAACACACCATATGATCACTTTGCAGACGCATCGCACGTATGCCTGATGGCGGCTCCTTTGATAAAACCGACACGGCCAGATCAATATTACACTGATCTAGCTCGGTGACCATGTCTTCATTCCAGGATTTCACATCCAATACCGCATTAGGTGCTGCCTGACGAAATTGATCAAGTATCTTAGGTAAGACAGTTAGCGTACCAAAATCGGTAGTTGATAAGGAAAAACGTCGCTTGCTTTGCGCCGGATTAAATTCGATGGGCTGTATTAGGTTCTCAAGATTTTTCAGGGTATCGGCCAAATAAGGTGCTAAACCTTGCGTTTTCGCCGTTGCAGACAAACCATGAGAAGTTCTAATAAATAAAGGGTCATCAAATACATCTCTTAAACGAGACAAAGAACGACTCACAGCTGGTTGAGAAACATTTAAACGAGATGCAGCTTTGGTAACATTCAGCTCTTCGATTAGCACTTGAAGCACATAAAGCAAATTCAGATCGATGTCCGATAACTTTATTTCTGACACACCCACACCTCATTTAGACTTATTATAACTGATGATCATAACAAGCTTTTCCGGAAGACCATAGCATTGCCCTCGAATCAGACCTATTTCATTTATTGAACAATAACCTCGGTAAGCTTAATTAGGCTTCAAGGCGTTTTATTTCCACAGAAGTCATACCTAAAAGATATAATATTCCATCTAAACCGAGCTGATTCATCGGACAAGGTGCTTGTTGACGAACGAGTGGCTTGGCATGCAAAGCAACCCCAAGTGCCGCCTGATTAAGCATCAGCAAATCATTGGCACCATCACCACAAGCAATGGTTTGCGACCAATCCACTTGCTGTTCATCCACTATTTTAGACAATAATAACTTTTTACGCTCGCCATCAACAATTTCGCCAAGGTGCTTACCAGTTAACACACCATCTTCAATTTCCAAGACATTGGCATGCACTTCACTCATCTGATATTCGGCTTGAACTCGGTCAGCAAAGTAGGTGAAACCGCCTGACAATATCGCCGTATGCCAACCAAAGTGGTTAAGTACAGACATTAGTCTGGCAATACCATCCATTGGTTGAATGCGTTGATAGACACCATCCATCACATCACTGCTCAATCCTTTTAAAAGCGCTAATCTTTGCACAAAACTTTCCACAAAATCGATTTCGCCTCGCATTGCACTGGCTGTCACCGCTGAGATTTGTTCACCTATCCCGACTTCAACAGCTAATTCGTCCATGACTTCTGCTTTGATTAACGTCGAGTCCATATCAAAGACCGCCACACCACCCGCTTTGATGTCCAATTTAGAGGTTTGCAGAATATGATCTATGCCAGTGTCATCTGCCAATTTCAATAATTCAGCTCGAAACGAATCAAGCTCAGGAAGGTCATCGACTAACGTCACTTGAGCAACCCTTATCGCATCGCGATCATCCGATAACAAACGCGTCTCAGCAGAGAGGTTTTTGCGATTTAACCATGCATGGAACTGCTTTAAATAGTCTGTTCCAAACGATCCAATAAGCGTGATACAAGCTGACATAGGGGCTCCTCAAATAATGTGCTGCCTACTATAGCAAATCGTTTTCTTTTCTCTAAGCAGGATTTATCTCGCAAGACCGATAACATGAGTAAGAATAAAAGCCTTACTGATTGTTTAGAAAAATGAAAAACTTATTCGACTTGCTTTAATGCCGCTTAAAGAATTCAGAAAACGGCCGTTATCATGTGTATACTTAAGTCATTGTTCTGTGTATAAGCCCAAAGGAAGTGAATGGAAACCCAATCAAAAAAGAAGGTCTTCTCCGCGTTCATACGTAAGCGACTCAGCGCCTCTACGATCACGGTCGCCACGTTCCTTTCATTGATGGTTCTAACCGTGTGTATTTTTTGGTACACCATGACACACGCGTTGAGTAATTACCTTTCCCAACAAACGGAAGTGTTAGGAAGCAGTTTGGCGACACAGGCCGCCTTCAATGCCACCCAATCCATTTTGACCAACGATCTACTGAGTTTAAATGTCCTGTTAAATCGTCTAGTGGTCGATGAAAATATTCTCAGCGCACGGGTCTACAATAAAAAAGACGAGCTATTGGCTGAAGCTGATAGCAGTGGTGCTGGTATCAGTTCCGAACAAGAACTGAGGCCCAGTGAAAAACGCCGGGTATACAGCTCTAGTATTAAATTCCGTGATGAAATCGTCGGGCATGTCCTTATCACACTAGACAAGACCCCCGCTCAAGCCACGTTACAACACCTTAATAACTTATTAATAGGTGTGGCTATTTTTATCTCTACCATCGCCCTGCTCTTCATTGTTATTATCACCCGCTGGTTATTTAACCCCATTAATGACATCCGTGATGCACTCGTTAATCTGGATAAAAAACAAAGAAAGTCGACGCTCGTTGAACCCATCTATAAAGAAGCTCGTTTGCTGCATAAAGCCGTGACCGAAACTCGCCCGAAGAAAAAAGTGGTCAAAGCCGCTACCGATGTAGAAGCCAACGTCGCTGAAAACTTAACAGAAGAAATCAGTCGAGTGGAAAAAGCCCAATTTGAAATTAACTTTGATGCAATCTTTGAAGAATCTAAACAACGTAGCTGCCTACTGTACTTTGACATTCTCAATCTAGAAAAATGGCATGAAGACTTATCGCC
Coding sequences within it:
- the moaA gene encoding GTP 3',8-cyclase MoaA, which gives rise to MSELIDPFGRKIDYLRISVTDRCDFRCTYCMDEDVSFLAREQILSLEEIVFVAQTFIAMGTKRIRITGGEPLVRKNILWAIEVIANTPGLEELTITTNGSQLYKMAPALLNAGVSRINISLDTLKADRFYELTRRDKFQQVIDGIDAAAQLPFKRLKINSVILKGRNHDEVPDLAKFALTRGLDISYIEEMPLGVIHDHDRAATYMSSDDVIEAISEHYQLSPSTMTTGGPTRYYQVAGYENRIGTISPHSHNFCDTCNRVRLTAEGRLLLCLGNEHSKDLKSLLRANPNNALLLKERIIDALALKPQQHHFNLDEPPQILRFMSATGG
- the moaB gene encoding molybdenum cofactor biosynthesis protein B: MAKIPTPFRPLKISVLTVSDTRTLAEDTSGEALIDMLTRSGHTLQQRQIVKDDVYQMRAVVSQWIADEDTHVVLITGGTGFYARDSTPEAMTPLFDKTIEGFGELFRQISYDEIGTSTIQSRAIAGLANQTLIFCLPGSTGACRTAWNGILKEQLDASHKPCNFVAMLLGPLTSDATHGVTS
- the glp gene encoding gephyrin-like molybdotransferase Glp; protein product: MSSLLAFEEALTAIEQAASVRVKTETLPLTKSLGRILANNIVAPINVPPQANSAMDGYAIAYQDWQDGKAFTVSQRIAAGQAPTPLQTGTCARIFTGAILPAGADTIIMQENAQIEAEQVCFHPSPQQSDNVRPSGQDMKQGQTIAFAGQKLSAMQIGLLASLGITQITVFTPLKVGILTTGDELIPAGSSLKSGQIYNSNGPMLAALVSEAGHKVTCSLHAADTPEATEQALQQLIKECDVILSSGGVSVGEEDHVKGVLEKLGTLHLWKIAIKPGKPLVHASLEGIPFLGLPGNPSSTLVTFHWFARLLLSVCAGAQATRPEAYKIKAGFNRHRAIQRDEFLRVTIRQGKAHPHAQQSSGALLAACESQGYLHIRAQELVKEDQEYDFYPFHSF
- a CDS encoding HepT-like ribonuclease domain-containing protein; amino-acid sequence: MRDLNWENALYDHQHSMIKRLDSFRKQTKNGEYSRDEIMVIEHSFQLLVASMLDLAKYVLKHHYQTEVQARKDVLEALISHKDVTFEQAEQIKYLIQLRDSILHDYLEENFDNLAEAMTLKRYSLVEVLTKEWVSRLTNLEK
- a CDS encoding LysR family transcriptional regulator, producing the protein MSEIKLSDIDLNLLYVLQVLIEELNVTKAASRLNVSQPAVSRSLSRLRDVFDDPLFIRTSHGLSATAKTQGLAPYLADTLKNLENLIQPIEFNPAQSKRRFSLSTTDFGTLTVLPKILDQFRQAAPNAVLDVKSWNEDMVTELDQCNIDLAVSVLSKEPPSGIRAMRLQSDHMVCLARKGHPLLNQGLTLDAYLQADHVQVVLGRREFFAVDRELDKLGHKRHVSVHLPNFVPAARTVMNSDLLLTVPKLFAEDMVQTASDIELFELPFQTRSFDYSMIWHESYQHDSAHMWFRGLLRQAFIDATQSA
- the serB gene encoding phosphoserine phosphatase SerB, yielding MSACITLIGSFGTDYLKQFHAWLNRKNLSAETRLLSDDRDAIRVAQVTLVDDLPELDSFRAELLKLADDTGIDHILQTSKLDIKAGGVAVFDMDSTLIKAEVMDELAVEVGIGEQISAVTASAMRGEIDFVESFVQRLALLKGLSSDVMDGVYQRIQPMDGIARLMSVLNHFGWHTAILSGGFTYFADRVQAEYQMSEVHANVLEIEDGVLTGKHLGEIVDGERKKLLLSKIVDEQQVDWSQTIACGDGANDLLMLNQAALGVALHAKPLVRQQAPCPMNQLGLDGILYLLGMTSVEIKRLEA
- a CDS encoding YtjB family periplasmic protein, with the protein product METQSKKKVFSAFIRKRLSASTITVATFLSLMVLTVCIFWYTMTHALSNYLSQQTEVLGSSLATQAAFNATQSILTNDLLSLNVLLNRLVVDENILSARVYNKKDELLAEADSSGAGISSEQELRPSEKRRVYSSSIKFRDEIVGHVLITLDKTPAQATLQHLNNLLIGVAIFISTIALLFIVIITRWLFNPINDIRDALVNLDKKQRKSTLVEPIYKEARLLHKAVTETRPKKKVVKAATDVEANVAENLTEEISRVEKAQFEINFDAIFEESKQRSCLLYFDILNLEKWHEDLSPLQVANLLTPIYRAMFQASETYLGQVHQYQNDAAIILFSAEHCEDNLYLNAICTAELFIGLVEKLYENELYEEAPKLDFHLGLHQGNAQVSHMIKEDKLEPERIVGVLDKVAQLKKTQHINKLVITDDIFTLSQIQNRVFTSLPDVIEEGDDETLAYEVKGLSDKYSKKIQQYILDMTDSEPLAEQ